A genomic window from Ignavibacteria bacterium includes:
- a CDS encoding ATPase translates to MRHFFDKYSGRFLFVIALLAFAALLLQYGFYLTPEIHNLISYSYVIIFGLFIYYQFGKIFYSEHRIEYMKSRWFDLILLILILIQTVIFIIIPSVFTDVAGYFHVTDLNVFYIIVLQIYIVVSLAIKAVRFGHTIAEFKIQPAKLFLFSFLLLIFFGTGLLMLPKATTTGNISLVDALFTSTSAVCVTGLIVVDTATYFTQFGQIIILCLFQIGGLGVMTITTFFAIFFAGGLGIKERVLIGDMIDEEKIGQISKTLIQIILLTFGLEAIGAIIIFQGFEGTSLSLNERIFHSIFHSVSAFCNAGFSTFSENLYSIHTRFNYTILTTVSFLIIFGGFGFSAFLNVLETAVSRFKKSRLRRKHLTIQSKIVLFSTIVLIFAGMFFFVGLENNNTLKDFTLDQKLLAAFFQSVTTRTAGFNSIPIDKILIPTSLIFIMLMLIGASPGGTGGGLKTTTVFISIVAFFEFVRGKKKVEIFHRSIPDEIIHRVFTKMVFSFVFLFSTLIILSYIEKHSLLDLIFEQVSAFSTVGLSRGITGQLTDPGKIIISLIMYIGRVGPLTFMLALTRKIVTENYDYPSENISTI, encoded by the coding sequence TTGCGGCACTTTTTTGACAAATACAGTGGAAGATTTCTATTTGTTATCGCTCTGCTTGCATTCGCTGCACTTCTATTGCAGTATGGATTTTACCTCACTCCAGAGATCCACAATCTGATTAGTTATTCTTATGTAATAATTTTTGGATTGTTCATTTATTACCAATTCGGAAAAATATTTTATTCAGAACACAGAATTGAATACATGAAATCGCGTTGGTTTGATTTAATACTCTTGATTTTAATTTTAATTCAAACAGTGATTTTTATTATCATCCCATCTGTATTTACCGATGTTGCTGGTTATTTCCATGTTACAGATTTAAATGTTTTCTACATAATTGTGCTGCAAATTTATATTGTCGTAAGCTTAGCGATAAAAGCAGTAAGATTTGGACACACAATTGCTGAGTTTAAAATTCAACCGGCAAAACTTTTTCTATTCAGTTTTCTTCTTTTAATATTCTTCGGAACTGGATTGTTGATGCTTCCCAAAGCAACCACAACTGGAAACATCTCTTTAGTCGATGCATTGTTTACATCAACAAGCGCCGTTTGCGTGACTGGATTAATTGTTGTTGATACAGCAACATACTTCACTCAATTTGGACAGATTATCATTTTATGCTTATTTCAAATCGGCGGACTTGGCGTAATGACAATAACAACTTTCTTTGCAATTTTCTTTGCCGGCGGACTGGGAATTAAAGAGAGAGTTTTAATCGGCGATATGATAGACGAAGAAAAAATTGGGCAAATCTCAAAAACTTTGATCCAAATAATTTTACTGACTTTCGGATTGGAAGCAATAGGCGCTATAATAATCTTTCAGGGTTTCGAAGGGACATCACTAAGTTTAAATGAACGAATCTTTCACTCAATCTTTCATTCTGTTTCTGCATTTTGTAATGCTGGATTTTCGACTTTTTCAGAGAATCTTTACTCAATTCATACAAGATTTAATTATACGATACTGACTACAGTTTCTTTTCTAATTATCTTCGGAGGGTTCGGCTTCTCTGCATTTCTAAATGTTCTCGAAACTGCGGTCAGCAGATTTAAAAAGAGCAGATTAAGACGTAAGCATCTTACTATTCAATCCAAAATTGTTCTTTTCTCTACTATTGTTTTAATATTTGCTGGAATGTTTTTTTTCGTTGGATTAGAGAATAACAATACATTGAAAGATTTTACCCTAGATCAAAAGTTGTTAGCTGCTTTCTTTCAATCGGTGACCACGCGAACTGCCGGATTTAATTCAATTCCTATCGACAAGATTTTAATTCCGACATCATTGATCTTTATAATGTTGATGTTGATTGGTGCTTCGCCTGGCGGAACAGGCGGCGGATTAAAAACTACAACTGTATTTATATCCATTGTTGCATTTTTTGAATTTGTCCGCGGAAAGAAAAAAGTCGAGATCTTTCATAGAAGTATTCCGGATGAAATCATTCATAGAGTTTTTACTAAAATGGTTTTTTCATTTGTATTTCTTTTTTCAACTTTGATAATTCTTTCGTACATAGAAAAGCACAGCTTGCTGGATTTGATCTTCGAACAAGTTTCTGCCTTCAGTACAGTTGGATTATCAAGAGGAATTACAGGACAATTGACTGATCCGGGAAAAATTATTATTTCATTGATCATGTACATTGGAAGAGTTGGACCATTAACTTTTATGCTGGCACTTACTAGAAAAATCGTTACAGAAAACTACGACTATCCATCAGAAAATATATCAACCATTTAA
- a CDS encoding DUF1573 domain-containing protein — translation MKYFATIICILLTSAIGIGQIRVKVIGGDTHHFGTIYKGQKVKHVFEIENLTSKTIQVDKVETSCGCTAALISNKTLKPKQKAKVTAEFDSESFQGYQEKNIYVHERRSKEPLVILKVQVNIAVELDVVPLYLVFDNAVVGSDKNAFVQIINRTSSPIKILKVDNSTKNLKLKIDKYTLNSDEVATIEGTYLPTHSGLVRGSFYLETNAKHQKKVEIKFYSNVRDKL, via the coding sequence ATGAAATATTTTGCGACAATTATTTGCATACTTTTAACTTCTGCAATTGGGATTGGACAGATCAGAGTAAAAGTTATTGGCGGTGATACACATCATTTTGGAACGATTTATAAAGGACAAAAAGTAAAGCACGTATTTGAAATTGAGAACCTAACTTCAAAAACAATTCAAGTAGATAAAGTGGAAACTTCCTGCGGCTGCACGGCTGCACTAATCTCGAACAAGACTTTGAAACCAAAACAGAAAGCAAAGGTTACAGCCGAATTTGATTCCGAAAGCTTCCAAGGATACCAAGAAAAAAACATTTACGTCCATGAGCGGCGATCGAAAGAGCCGCTGGTTATTTTAAAAGTTCAAGTCAACATTGCAGTCGAATTAGACGTTGTTCCGCTTTATCTCGTATTCGACAATGCTGTTGTTGGTTCGGATAAAAATGCATTCGTTCAAATAATTAATAGAACCAGCAGTCCGATTAAAATTTTAAAAGTCGATAACTCAACTAAAAATCTAAAATTAAAGATTGATAAATACACGCTTAACTCAGATGAAGTTGCCACAATTGAGGGGACCTATTTACCAACTCATTCTGGCTTAGTTAGAGGTTCATTTTATCTTGAAACAAATGCTAAGCACCAGAAAAAAGTCGAAATAAAATTTTACAGCAATGTTAGAGACAAATTGTAG
- the atpC gene encoding ATP synthase F1 subunit epsilon codes for MSKKQRGCSVSDSKNIKLEIITPNKVVFSKDVQSVTLPGEVGSFQVLYNHAPILSNLSIGQIKVQNVDDSIEYFAASGGFAVVLENVVTVLSETTEKSDLIDVKRAEEALERAKSRIKEKAANLDYERAFLAMERAKNRLRISQK; via the coding sequence CTGTCGAAAAAGCAAAGAGGCTGCAGTGTGAGTGATTCGAAGAATATCAAACTTGAGATAATCACTCCAAACAAAGTTGTGTTCTCAAAAGATGTTCAGTCTGTAACTCTTCCAGGTGAAGTTGGAAGTTTCCAAGTTCTTTATAATCATGCACCAATTCTGAGTAATCTATCAATTGGACAGATCAAAGTTCAAAACGTAGATGATTCTATAGAGTATTTTGCAGCGAGCGGTGGATTTGCAGTTGTTCTTGAAAATGTTGTTACAGTTTTATCAGAGACAACTGAGAAATCTGATTTGATAGACGTAAAACGTGCCGAAGAAGCATTAGAGCGTGCTAAAAGCAGGATTAAGGAAAAAGCTGCAAATTTAGATTATGAGAGAGCTTTCCTTGCAATGGAAAGAGCCAAGAATAGATTAAGAATTTCGCAGAAGTAG
- a CDS encoding TrkA family potassium uptake protein: MAKKIAIIGLGDFGIPLATTLTELGAEVLAIDSNFNVIEEIKDKVTVAVRLDSTDERALKAQGIIEMDAVVVSIGAGFEDALLTIMNLIHMGVKRIIARSTSPVHKKILSKVGVKEVISPEEEISKKLASNLIHEDILDYIPLGSGHNIVHLKTPDAFIGKSIQELDLRIRYNVNLITIKKFVTAIDKKTSQSETVEKIAGVPSASTVLEKDDILILFGRDKDIQKLID; the protein is encoded by the coding sequence GTGGCAAAGAAAATCGCAATAATTGGATTAGGAGATTTTGGGATACCATTAGCTACTACACTAACGGAACTTGGCGCTGAAGTTCTAGCAATAGACAGCAACTTCAATGTAATTGAAGAGATTAAGGATAAAGTCACGGTCGCTGTTCGGCTTGACAGCACAGATGAACGAGCGCTCAAAGCACAAGGTATTATTGAGATGGACGCAGTAGTTGTTTCCATCGGCGCCGGGTTTGAAGATGCACTGTTAACAATAATGAATCTAATTCACATGGGAGTTAAAAGAATTATTGCACGTTCAACCTCCCCAGTACATAAAAAGATACTGTCAAAAGTCGGAGTTAAAGAAGTTATTTCACCCGAAGAGGAAATTTCAAAAAAGCTCGCAAGCAACCTTATTCATGAAGATATTCTTGATTACATTCCATTAGGGAGCGGGCACAATATCGTACATTTAAAAACACCGGATGCATTTATCGGTAAGTCAATTCAAGAACTTGATTTAAGAATTAGGTACAATGTCAATCTAATCACAATAAAAAAATTTGTAACCGCAATTGATAAAAAAACCTCTCAAAGTGAAACGGTTGAAAAAATTGCTGGAGTTCCTTCTGCGAGTACAGTTCTTGAGAAAGACGATATTCTAATTCTCTTTGGACGAGATAAAGATATTCAGAAATTGATAGACTAA
- a CDS encoding MarR family transcriptional regulator codes for MKLEDEIKQSKFRNEYHKLAVNILYTHGWLISHQSKVFTDYDLTPQQYNILRILRGQYPNPATINLLKDRMLDKMSDASRLVDRLKTKGFVEREICNKDRRRVDVKITQKGLALLKKLDGSVKESEKMFYRLTISEAETLNNLLDKLRG; via the coding sequence ATGAAACTCGAAGATGAAATAAAACAATCGAAGTTTCGAAACGAATATCATAAGTTAGCCGTGAATATTTTATATACTCACGGCTGGCTTATTTCTCATCAAAGCAAAGTTTTTACCGATTATGATCTAACTCCACAGCAATACAACATTTTGAGAATTTTGAGAGGACAATATCCAAATCCTGCGACCATCAATCTCCTAAAAGATAGAATGCTCGATAAAATGTCCGATGCTTCACGGCTTGTCGATAGACTGAAAACCAAAGGATTCGTCGAGAGAGAGATCTGCAATAAAGATCGCAGAAGAGTTGATGTCAAAATAACACAAAAAGGGTTGGCACTGCTTAAGAAATTGGATGGAAGTGTGAAAGAATCTGAAAAAATGTTCTATCGTTTAACCATATCTGAAGCTGAAACTTTAAATAATCTACTCGACAAATTGAGAGGTTAA
- a CDS encoding T9SS type A sorting domain-containing protein, translated as MYVVYHGVFERTLLEGGTSSFEFEPRENLKFHLAQNYPNPFSASSSDKSGSTSGGNSITNINFTLPQSIMVELMIFNSSGEKVRTLIGGHREAGTHTIGFDASDLTTGVYYYRLQSKNYDATKKLILLK; from the coding sequence ATTTATGTTGTATACCACGGCGTGTTTGAAAGAACATTACTAGAAGGCGGTACAAGTTCATTTGAGTTTGAACCTAGAGAGAATCTCAAATTTCATTTAGCTCAAAATTATCCAAATCCTTTTTCCGCTTCATCTTCAGACAAGAGCGGATCCACCTCCGGCGGAAATTCAATTACAAATATCAACTTTACTCTTCCACAAAGCATAATGGTTGAATTAATGATTTTTAATTCTTCTGGAGAAAAAGTTCGAACCTTGATAGGAGGTCACCGTGAAGCAGGCACTCACACAATTGGATTTGACGCTTCGGACTTGACTACTGGAGTTTATTATTATAGACTTCAATCAAAAAATTATGATGCGACAAAGAAATTAATTCTATTAAAATAA
- a CDS encoding polyisoprenoid-binding protein, whose product MKKLQLIAISLVALLSISFAQTEWTFDKSHSKIGFTVTHLVIAEVDGFFRTFDGKITSKGEDFENTEIEFTADVNSISTDNEKRDAHLKSDDFFNAEKYPTITFKSKSFKKIEDKKYKLAGDITIRNITKTIELDVKHNGTVKDPWGNTKAGFIVKGELNRFDYGLKWDAAIETGGLVVGKTVELVIKVELAKQQS is encoded by the coding sequence ATGAAAAAATTACAACTAATCGCCATTTCACTTGTGGCTTTACTTTCAATAAGTTTTGCTCAGACTGAATGGACATTCGATAAATCACATTCGAAAATTGGATTTACAGTAACACATTTAGTAATAGCTGAAGTCGATGGATTTTTCAGAACGTTTGACGGAAAGATCACATCAAAGGGTGAAGATTTTGAAAATACTGAAATCGAATTCACAGCAGATGTGAACAGCATCTCCACAGATAATGAAAAAAGAGATGCTCACCTGAAATCAGACGATTTCTTTAACGCAGAAAAATATCCGACAATAACTTTTAAAAGTAAATCATTTAAAAAGATCGAAGATAAAAAATATAAACTGGCAGGTGATATTACAATTCGTAATATCACAAAAACAATTGAACTTGATGTGAAGCATAATGGAACAGTCAAGGATCCTTGGGGAAATACGAAAGCCGGTTTTATTGTCAAAGGGGAATTGAATAGATTCGATTATGGTCTGAAATGGGATGCCGCTATTGAGACTGGCGGATTAGTAGTAGGTAAAACAGTTGAATTAGTTATTAAGGTTGAATTAGCTAAGCAGCAATCATGA
- a CDS encoding DUF72 domain-containing protein, protein MKKLKIGTCSWKYDSWKGIIYPNDAKFNYLEEYSKYFNTVEIDQWFWSLFDKDKIRLPNPKDVNEYYKSVPDSFQFTIKLPNSITLTHYYKKSKSAPLIPNDNFLSKKLFDTILKKLEPMKEKIGILMFQFEYLNKQKMSSQIEFQDKFSSFISKCSDEFNYGIEIRNPNYLNQTYFDFLKDDGLAHVFLQGYYMPDIFELFQKFEKSIKKQTVIRLHGPDRKGIEERSGSDWSKRIEPNESELEKVVEMIQTLQKKKVDLFVNVNNHFEGSAPLTIKRIEELMGV, encoded by the coding sequence TTGAAGAAATTAAAAATCGGTACATGCAGTTGGAAATACGATTCATGGAAAGGAATAATCTATCCAAATGATGCAAAATTCAATTATCTCGAAGAATACTCAAAATACTTTAACACAGTTGAGATTGATCAATGGTTTTGGTCGCTTTTCGATAAGGATAAAATACGTCTGCCGAATCCTAAGGATGTAAATGAATACTACAAGTCAGTGCCGGACAGTTTTCAATTCACGATAAAGCTCCCAAATAGCATAACGCTCACACATTACTACAAGAAATCAAAGTCTGCACCCTTAATTCCAAATGACAATTTTCTTTCAAAAAAACTTTTTGATACGATATTGAAAAAGCTCGAACCGATGAAAGAAAAAATCGGAATTTTAATGTTCCAATTTGAATATTTAAACAAGCAAAAGATGAGTTCTCAGATTGAATTTCAGGATAAATTCTCTTCATTCATTTCGAAATGCTCTGATGAGTTCAATTATGGAATTGAAATCCGCAATCCGAATTACTTAAACCAAACTTATTTTGATTTTTTAAAAGATGATGGATTAGCTCACGTTTTTCTCCAAGGATATTACATGCCAGACATCTTCGAACTATTTCAGAAATTTGAAAAGTCAATCAAGAAGCAGACAGTTATACGTTTGCATGGTCCTGATAGAAAAGGAATTGAAGAGAGAAGCGGTAGCGATTGGAGTAAACGCATCGAACCTAACGAGTCTGAGCTCGAAAAAGTTGTTGAAATGATTCAAACTCTTCAAAAGAAAAAAGTCGATTTATTTGTAAATGTCAACAATCACTTCGAAGGTTCCGCTCCGTTAACTATTAAGAGAATCGAGGAGTTGATGGGAGTTTAG
- a CDS encoding prohibitin family protein, translating to MLFIFFLILLIASIVLYSKSRNLVGNPFRTFSPIAVGIFALLALLQCFTVIPAGNVGVVDFFGMVSDNTLKAGINPVNPLAKVVKFSVKTQELKEDMDVPSKEGLTVGLEISALFHLTPDMVASIYKTVGENYAQIILVPQFRSVCRGVTASYDAKALYTSERETLALLIRKELANIVEARGISIESTPLRKVGLPSGLAQSIEAKLQAEQESQRMQFVLAKEEQEAQRKRIEAKGIADFQDIVARGISEPLLRWKGIEATEKLASSQNAKVVVIGAGKDGLPLILDTK from the coding sequence ATGTTATTTATATTCTTTTTAATATTATTGATTGCATCCATTGTACTTTATAGTAAAAGCAGAAATTTAGTCGGCAATCCTTTTAGAACTTTTTCACCAATAGCAGTTGGAATATTTGCACTTCTCGCACTTCTGCAATGTTTTACAGTAATTCCAGCGGGAAATGTCGGTGTTGTCGATTTCTTCGGTATGGTTTCCGATAACACGCTTAAAGCTGGAATCAATCCAGTTAATCCATTAGCAAAGGTTGTCAAATTCTCTGTAAAGACCCAAGAACTTAAAGAGGATATGGATGTTCCATCAAAGGAAGGTTTGACTGTAGGACTTGAGATAAGCGCTCTTTTTCATTTAACCCCCGATATGGTTGCTTCAATTTACAAAACAGTTGGTGAGAATTACGCTCAAATAATTCTGGTGCCACAATTCCGCTCAGTTTGTCGCGGCGTAACTGCAAGCTACGATGCAAAAGCACTTTACACCTCAGAACGAGAAACATTGGCACTGCTAATAAGAAAAGAGTTAGCTAACATTGTAGAAGCACGCGGAATATCCATTGAGTCAACTCCCTTACGAAAAGTGGGGCTCCCCTCAGGATTAGCTCAGTCTATTGAAGCTAAACTTCAAGCCGAGCAGGAAAGTCAGCGAATGCAATTTGTTTTAGCAAAAGAAGAACAAGAAGCACAAAGGAAAAGAATTGAGGCAAAAGGAATTGCTGATTTTCAGGATATTGTTGCTCGCGGAATAAGCGAACCCTTGCTGAGATGGAAAGGGATTGAGGCAACTGAGAAACTTGCATCGTCACAGAATGCCAAAGTAGTAGTAATTGGCGCAGGCAAAGACGGGCTGCCGTTAATTTTAGATACAAAATAG
- the atpD gene encoding F0F1 ATP synthase subunit beta has translation MNQGKIVQIIGPVIDIDFSGGALPQIYNAVKVPRQTIEGQNEELVCEVQQHLGQDRVRTVAMDSTDGLVRGMDAFDTGKPIEVSVGPEVLGRLLNVIGEPIDGLGEIKTDKKLPIHREAVEFKDLNPTKEMLETGIKVIDLIEPYSKGGKTGLFGGAGVGKTVVIMELIHNIAKFHGGYSVFSGVGERTREGNDLWLEMKGSGVLDKTAMVFGQMNEPPGARQRVGLTGLTVAEYFRDQEGKDVLLFIDNIFRFIQAGSEVSALLGRMPSAVGYQPTLSTEMGELQERITSTKKGSITSVQAIYVPADDLTDPAPASAFSHLDATTVLSRQIAELGIYPAVDPLDSTSRILEPGVVGEEHYTTARRVKEILQSYKDLQDIINILGIDELSDDDKIIVQRARKIQKFLSQPFFVAEEFTGTPGRYVKLEDTIKGFKGIINGDYDHLPEGAFFMVGTIEEAVEKAKRLQCE, from the coding sequence ATGAACCAAGGTAAGATAGTACAGATTATTGGACCCGTTATAGATATCGATTTTTCTGGCGGAGCACTTCCGCAAATTTACAATGCTGTGAAAGTTCCGCGCCAAACCATCGAAGGACAGAATGAGGAATTAGTGTGTGAGGTTCAGCAGCATTTAGGACAAGATAGAGTCCGAACTGTAGCTATGGATTCTACTGATGGACTAGTTAGAGGAATGGATGCATTCGATACAGGTAAGCCAATCGAAGTTTCAGTTGGACCCGAAGTGTTAGGAAGGTTATTGAATGTAATTGGTGAACCGATTGATGGCTTAGGGGAAATCAAGACTGATAAAAAACTTCCTATTCATCGCGAAGCCGTAGAATTTAAGGATCTAAATCCGACTAAGGAAATGCTTGAAACTGGAATTAAAGTCATTGATTTGATTGAGCCGTATTCCAAAGGCGGGAAGACTGGATTATTCGGCGGGGCAGGAGTTGGTAAAACTGTAGTCATAATGGAGTTGATTCACAACATCGCAAAATTTCACGGCGGATATTCTGTGTTCTCCGGTGTTGGTGAAAGAACTAGAGAAGGAAACGATCTTTGGCTTGAGATGAAAGGGTCTGGAGTGCTTGATAAAACAGCAATGGTCTTTGGACAAATGAACGAGCCGCCAGGAGCAAGACAAAGAGTTGGATTAACCGGTTTAACCGTGGCAGAGTACTTTAGAGATCAAGAAGGAAAAGATGTACTTTTATTCATCGACAATATTTTCAGATTCATCCAAGCTGGCAGTGAAGTAAGTGCACTATTAGGACGAATGCCATCAGCAGTAGGTTACCAACCAACACTTTCGACGGAAATGGGTGAACTTCAAGAGAGAATTACTTCAACGAAGAAAGGTTCGATCACTTCAGTTCAAGCGATTTATGTTCCAGCTGATGACCTAACTGATCCCGCACCAGCGTCGGCATTTTCACATCTTGATGCAACCACAGTATTGAGCCGCCAAATTGCAGAACTTGGAATATATCCTGCAGTTGATCCACTAGATTCAACGTCCAGAATTCTTGAACCAGGAGTTGTTGGTGAAGAACATTATACAACTGCTCGAAGGGTGAAAGAAATTCTTCAGTCGTACAAAGATTTGCAGGACATTATTAATATTCTTGGAATCGATGAACTTTCTGACGATGACAAGATAATAGTTCAGCGTGCAAGAAAAATTCAGAAGTTTCTTTCTCAGCCGTTCTTTGTGGCAGAAGAATTTACAGGAACTCCAGGCCGATATGTAAAACTTGAAGATACGATCAAAGGTTTTAAAGGGATCATTAATGGGGATTATGATCACTTGCCAGAAGGAGCTTTCTTTATGGTAGGAACGATCGAAGAAGCTGTCGAAAAAGCAAAGAGGCTGCAGTGTGAGTGA
- a CDS encoding T9SS type A sorting domain-containing protein: protein MKAIIFVFAFLFSSLNLYSQTSHLVHEKAPRPKFEDLKLDKNYPHDPMPSQYPPTGVLIGKMWNAYSTQASYTNQIFTDPFSGLISVVHRGSRKYPNSGTIVYQATDDDGANWTPEVGPMNLPGSLGRHPNIALSNPTKDVTPGAQSVIASFPILTTTWHYLEFSSDPTVGSMTFTHFLDSTYYPNDEMFINSKGDIFTVAPKIDYQIIGSDTVNMDLFMSTNRGVTWTKSPISKTSDFEQDTWNGTKGFINKNGTGYIMVQGKKSGQNFYSFGYKKTTNDGATWDTNWTWVNPYTIPSLSGKVHALNYEVDAATDNYGKLHFVGTFLDTLDKSLSGYTGIYHLWGEEINWNGELIAKVNRTSLSLPGGLTTLNEVKFASSWNGTFGVIKFCDIPSQLDSLYDIFLAGAWGSPKTILNVTNTKNINEKYTQMSSFLYTGVHYFGRVDIMYTIFGNNDTNDLIEAELWYLCGLYFGIYDYAEDDFYPPIKFHLSQNFPNPFNNQTKLEYYVPYEFDGKVLIKAYNILGKEVATLVDEHKREGLHSVTFDGSNLSSGLYIFELKANNTVKRVKGILLK from the coding sequence ATGAAAGCAATAATTTTTGTTTTCGCTTTTCTCTTCTCGTCACTAAATCTTTATTCACAGACTTCTCATCTTGTTCACGAAAAAGCTCCCCGTCCAAAATTTGAGGATCTGAAATTGGACAAAAACTATCCTCATGATCCGATGCCATCACAATATCCTCCTACTGGAGTGTTAATTGGAAAAATGTGGAATGCTTACTCAACGCAGGCATCTTATACAAATCAAATTTTCACAGATCCATTTTCCGGATTGATCAGTGTTGTACATCGGGGCAGCAGAAAGTATCCGAACAGCGGCACAATAGTTTATCAGGCGACCGATGATGATGGAGCCAATTGGACACCCGAGGTTGGTCCGATGAATTTACCGGGCTCTCTGGGCCGACATCCGAATATTGCATTATCAAATCCAACCAAGGATGTAACTCCGGGTGCACAAAGTGTTATCGCAAGTTTCCCAATTCTAACTACAACTTGGCATTATTTAGAATTTTCTTCCGATCCTACTGTTGGAAGCATGACTTTCACTCACTTTTTAGATAGTACATATTATCCAAATGATGAAATGTTCATCAACTCTAAAGGAGATATTTTTACAGTCGCACCGAAAATTGATTATCAAATTATTGGATCCGATACTGTTAATATGGATCTGTTCATGTCTACAAACAGAGGTGTAACTTGGACTAAGAGCCCAATTTCTAAAACTTCTGATTTCGAGCAAGACACCTGGAATGGAACGAAAGGTTTCATTAACAAAAATGGGACTGGCTATATAATGGTTCAGGGAAAAAAATCAGGACAAAATTTTTATTCATTCGGTTACAAGAAGACAACTAATGATGGAGCAACATGGGATACGAATTGGACATGGGTGAATCCATATACAATTCCTTCATTATCAGGAAAGGTTCACGCATTGAATTATGAAGTTGATGCTGCAACGGATAATTATGGAAAACTTCATTTTGTTGGAACGTTCTTAGATACACTTGATAAGTCCCTCTCAGGATATACTGGAATCTATCATTTATGGGGTGAGGAGATAAATTGGAATGGGGAATTGATTGCTAAAGTAAATAGAACTTCACTTAGTTTGCCAGGCGGACTGACTACATTAAATGAAGTAAAATTTGCTTCGTCGTGGAATGGAACTTTTGGAGTGATTAAGTTTTGTGATATACCAAGCCAACTGGATTCCTTATATGATATATTTCTTGCTGGTGCATGGGGTTCACCAAAAACTATTCTAAACGTAACTAATACTAAAAATATAAATGAAAAATATACTCAGATGTCTTCATTTCTGTATACTGGGGTTCATTATTTTGGGAGGGTAGATATAATGTATACGATATTTGGGAATAATGATACAAATGATCTTATTGAAGCAGAATTATGGTATTTGTGTGGTTTGTATTTTGGAATTTATGATTATGCTGAAGATGATTTTTATCCACCAATTAAATTTCATCTTTCACAAAACTTTCCCAATCCATTCAACAACCAAACGAAGCTTGAATATTACGTACCCTATGAATTCGATGGGAAGGTTCTAATTAAAGCTTATAACATTTTAGGCAAGGAGGTCGCAACTTTAGTTGATGAACACAAGCGTGAAGGACTTCATTCGGTAACTTTTGATGGAAGCAATTTATCAAGTGGACTCTATATATTTGAACTGAAAGCGAATAATACAGTAAAACGAGTGAAAGGAATTTTGCTGAAGTAA